The nucleotide window AATTTATTGTAAAATTTAACAAAGCTTCAGCTCAGGTGGATAGAATAATTCAACTAACAGACCACCTGCGGGCATTGAGATGGCCAAGCGGAGTCAAGTTTGAACCAGTTGATTTACTGGTTGTTATTGACGATGCAATGAGCATCATGAAAAAAGAAATGATGTTAAACAATATAACTTTACAGAAACATATCCCTGACGATATTCCTCCTGTCTCCGGAAAGTATTATAAACTCGAACAAGTTTTCATTAACCTTGCATCAAATGCCATAAGTGCCATAGGACAAAAAGATTGTGGTGAGATAACGGTTACTGTGATCTCAGAAAACGACAATGTTCAAATTCGATTTTCCGATAATGGTTACGGCATGAGTCCTGAAACTCAAAGCAAAATTTATGAGCCATTTTTTACAACTAAAGGTCATGGTAAGTCTGCGGGGATTGGCATGGGGATAATTTATGAAATATTGATGGAACATCACGGGGAAATAATCTGCGAGTC belongs to Desulfobulbaceae bacterium and includes:
- a CDS encoding HAMP domain-containing histidine kinase — its product is MDRIIQLTDHLRALRWPSGVKFEPVDLLVVIDDAMSIMKKEMMLNNITLQKHIPDDIPPVSGKYYKLEQVFINLASNAISAIGQKDCGEITVTVISENDNVQIRFSDNGYGMSPETQSKIYEPFFTTKGHGKSAGIGMGIIYEILMEHHGEIICESELDKGTTFIITLPIDKCSS